The DNA window ACCTTCTAATACTTCTTTCGCTTCGTTCTCCCGGTCTTGCTTGGACTTTCCTAAAAATTGCTCTGCTGCAGTGGCAATTTCGGAAATAGAGCCGCCGATTTTAATAATCGCCGTTCCGTCTGCCATTACCGGGACACCTTGCTCGGTATACACTTCTGGAGTAGTAACTTCTAATTTACTAGATAAAAGGCTAAGTGGTTCTCCTTGTTGAAATACCGGAAATACAAAAGTACCTCCACCCCGAATAATTTTAATACGGTTTCCTGAGTCGTCAGTATGTACATTATTCGACCCCAAGTAACTACCAGTAACGATAAGTGCCTCATCTGGTCCCACTGTTCTGTATTTAGTTACATATACCGCTAATATAGCTATTAAAACAAATGCTACAATTCCAATAACGATCCACATTTCCATTTCCATGGTCAAACCCCCTATAATTTATGTTAAAGGTACATATTCTTTCACTAAAAAAGTGCCATTATTGATATCAATAATCAGAACTTGCTTGTCATAGTCAATTTCTTCATTATCGTAACCAGCAGCTCTTTTTGAAATAAGTCCATTCACTGTCTCAATCACAATTTCTCCAAAACCATTTGTAGGTATTGGGACAATCACTCTTCCAACTTGGCCTTGTAGCGACTCATTTGTGTATGCTGTCGAAACTTCTGCCGAAGCCATTGGAACAAGTACAAAGAAATATAGTAAAAATGTTAATAGACTGGAAGTAATAAGTGCTACTATAATCACTATTTGTTCATTCCAATTTGTTGACTTAAGAAGTATAAAACCGGAGGCACATATAAATAATAAGAAGGAAAGAATTGTTGTCGGATTTAATATCCCTGTATCTATTCCTTCTATTGCATCCGCAAACAACACATATAAAATTGTAATTAACCCAATGACTATTAATCCATACAAAAAGATTTGCTCGATTTTTCTCACCCCTTTACCCCTTATTTTGCATCTACCTATATATACGGATAATCAGTTAGAAAGTTTCATATTTTTTGTTTTTTTAGATAATTGAAGGTTTTTCTATTAAAAACGACATTGTTGTTTCAATTTTCGATAAATATCGACATAATTCTACCTAAATTAGTTAATTTCTATCCTTATTTTAGGATTAAATGTTACAGGATTGTAAATTTCGTAATTTTAGAGTAAAAAGTGTGTAGATTTTGTATTTTTTTTGTTATGCTATTTGAGGAAAAACGATGAAAAACATTTCTCAGAGTCCAGGAGGCTTTTATGATTAGTTCAAAAAAACCAGATCCATTTTTCTTGTCCTTATTAAAAATTGCAGAAAACGTACGTGATGGCGCTCATTATGCAGATGACTTCCGTATTAATACTGTTTCAGATTTAAAGGAAATTAGTGTTCATTTAAAAAATTATGAAACGGCGGGAGATTCATTAATTCATGAATTAATCGTTATGTTAAATAAATCTTTTATGACACCAATCGAACGGGAAGATATACTTCAATTAGCAATTCGCATGGATGATATCTTAGATGGCATCGACAATTTTACTGCTCATTTAGAAATGTTCTCGCTAATCGAAATTGATGAATCAATGCGCACATTCTTGGGATATATCGTAAAGAGCACAGATGAAATCGTGAAGGCAATGGTACTTCTTTCACAGAAAAAACTTCTAAAAATGCATGAACATTCCATTCTAATTAAAGAATATGAACGTAAATGTGATGAAGTTCTTCGTTCATCTATCAAGCAATTATTTTTAAACGAAAAAGACCCAATTCGAATTATTCAATTTAAAGACATATATGAACAATTAGAAGACATCGCAGATTATTGTCAAAACGTAGCCAATACGCTTGAAACAATTATCATGCGAAATGCATAGGAGTTCGTAATTATGGATTCTATTCTAATTCTAACGATTCTAGTAGTAATTTTTGCCCTTGTATTTGACTTTATCAATGGGTTTCATGATACGGCTAATGCAATTGCTACTTCTGTATCTACAAGAGCTTTAAAACCAAGAGTTGCTGTATTAATGGCTGCAATTATGAACTTTGTAGGGGCTCTAACTTTTACTGGAGTTGCTAAAACTATTACAAAGGATATTGTTGATCCCTTTACATTACAAAATGGAACGCTTATTATTCTAGCTGCCCTTCTTTCCGCTATTATTTGGAACTTAGCCACTTGGTATTATGGAATTCCTTCCAGTTCTTCACATACACTAATCGGATCTATTGCCGGTGCTGCTGTATCTGCTGCTGGTTTTTCCGTATTAAACTGGGAAGGATTCATTAAAATAATTCAAGCGCTAATCATCTCTCCATTTTTAGCATTTGCTGTCGGATTCTTAATGATGTCTCTATTTAAGATAGTCTTTAAAAACGGTAGCTTATACGGAACAAATAAGCGCTTTAGAATATTCCAGATTGGTACTGCGGCACTCCAATCATTTACTCACGGTACAAACGACGCACAAAAGGCCATGGGAATTATCACAATGGCGTTAATTGCAGCACAACTGCAAGCTACTGACGACATTCAGTTATGGGTTCGTATTGCTGCTGCAACTGCAATGGGACTAGGTACTTCCATTGGCGGTTATAAAATCATTAAAACAGTTGGCGGTAAAATCATGAAGATTCGTCCTATCAACGGAGCTGCAGCGGATTTATCATCTGCCATGATTATTTTTGGTGCTACAACCATTCATTTACCAGTTTCCACTACACATGTTATTTCTTCCGCAATTATGGGGGTTGGATCAGCACAACGTGTGAAAGGTGTGAAATGGGGAGTAGC is part of the Psychrobacillus sp. FSL H8-0483 genome and encodes:
- a CDS encoding DUF47 family protein, giving the protein MISSKKPDPFFLSLLKIAENVRDGAHYADDFRINTVSDLKEISVHLKNYETAGDSLIHELIVMLNKSFMTPIEREDILQLAIRMDDILDGIDNFTAHLEMFSLIEIDESMRTFLGYIVKSTDEIVKAMVLLSQKKLLKMHEHSILIKEYERKCDEVLRSSIKQLFLNEKDPIRIIQFKDIYEQLEDIADYCQNVANTLETIIMRNA
- a CDS encoding inorganic phosphate transporter — protein: MDSILILTILVVIFALVFDFINGFHDTANAIATSVSTRALKPRVAVLMAAIMNFVGALTFTGVAKTITKDIVDPFTLQNGTLIILAALLSAIIWNLATWYYGIPSSSSHTLIGSIAGAAVSAAGFSVLNWEGFIKIIQALIISPFLAFAVGFLMMSLFKIVFKNGSLYGTNKRFRIFQIGTAALQSFTHGTNDAQKAMGIITMALIAAQLQATDDIQLWVRIAAATAMGLGTSIGGYKIIKTVGGKIMKIRPINGAAADLSSAMIIFGATTIHLPVSTTHVISSAIMGVGSAQRVKGVKWGVAKKIVITWIITLPISALVAGVIFQVLNLFF